A region of the Longimicrobium sp. genome:
GAGCAGGAACAGTCCGCCGATCAGCAGGATGAGATCGCGGCCCGAGATCTCCTGGCCGAGTACGGTGAAGAGAGGCCGGGTGAGCCCGATGATCCAAGTGATGACGAGGAGAAGCGCCACCCGCATTCCGAGCGCGAGCCCGAGCCCGATCTTCCGTGCCCGCGGCTGCTGCTCCGGGGGCAGCTTGCCCGAGAGGATCGTCAGGAAGACGAGATTGTCGATCCCGAGAACGATCTCGAGGAGTGACAGCGTGGCGAGTGCAATCAGTGCTTCGCCCGAGAACAGCCATTCCATAGTACGGAGCGGGACAGGAGGTTACAGGCCGGAGCGGTGTACTCTGGCCGGGTGATGTCCCACAGTATACCTCAGCCTCCAGTTTTCGCGAGTAGCCCGGCGGAACAGCGCCGGACGCTGAAACAACAGAGAAAAGCATCACACAGAGGCCACAGAAGGAACTGAAAGCCACGGAGAAAACCTTTTGCGGTTCTCTCGGTGGCTCTGTGTCTCTGTGTGAGCCATGCAGTTGCAGTTCTGGTTACGTGCCGCGCGGCGGACGGCTGGGGAGGGCGCGCACGGCCGGCACCAGCGTACGCACCGGATCGGTGACGGGCAGCGGCGAGAACGGCTCGGAGATGAAGATCTGCGTCAGGTGGCGCCAGCGGGCGAGGGCGCCGAGCGGCTGCAGCTCGCCGTCGGGGCGGCCGGTGGCGAGGGTGACGTGGGGGACGCGCGGGATCAGCCGCAGGACGGCGAGCTCCAAGCCCGCCGCGGCGTCGGTGTCGGGGAGGTAGACGTGGCCGGGGTCGTTGGAGTCTGCGCCGTAGCTCTCCAGGCCCATCTCGGCGGCGGCGCGGTGGAAGGCGGGCATCTGCGAGGGCGCGACATCGTAGTCGGCGGCGCGGGCGGCGGCGCGGCCCAGCCGGTCCACGCGGCAGTGCCATGAGGTGAGGGTGCTGGTGGCGAAGAAGCCGGGCCGGCTGCGCCCCTGCTGAAAGAGCCACGCCTGCCGCTGCGGCGCCCTCCACGTCTCGCGGCGGCGGATGCGCACGCCGCGCGCGGCCAGCGCCTGCTCCATCCGCCGCAGCTTCGACGCGAAGATAGGGTCCAGCAGCTCCATCTCCCGGTACGTGCGGCGCACCTCGCCGCCGAAGACGGTGCGCAGGATCCGCCACTCCCAGTGCTCGTAGCTCTCGCCCGGGTCGGGGTGCGGCATCCCGGGGACGCCCACGACGTGCGTGCCTGGGAGCGGGGTGGCGGGCTGGTAGACGGGCACGTCCAGGTACGACAGCAACCCGAAGCGCCCCGGCCCGCGCGCGTTGTAGCGGCAGCGAAGCTCGGAAGGCGTCGGGTTGCGGCCCAGGCGCTCGATAGGGCGCACGCTGCACGGGTTCACCAGCGGCGGCCGGGCGGGTGCCGCGAGCGGGGGAGCGGGTGACGGCGCTGGCGCCGCGGGCCGGGTGCTGTCCGCGGGTGGAACGGTCTGCGCCGCGAGCGGGGCCGCGGCCAGCGCGCAGGCGATCAGGGCAGGGAAGTGCTTCGACATCGTGTGCGAAAGAGGACGGCCGGCGCGCGGAGCTTGCCCCGTGCGTACCCCCGTCCGCCTGAATGGTTGTGTGGCCGGGCGCCAAGCTAACACGCCCCCGCCGCCCCGGCGAGGCGCCTCATTCGTTGCGTCCCGCGGCGGCGCGGCCTATGCTTTCCAACTGACCCTTACCCGTGGAGCAGTGGATGGCGAAGGCAAAGGTGAAGTTCGAGGAGACGCCCAATCCCAACGCGGGCAAGTTCACGGTGGGCCGCACCCTGGTGGAGGGGCGCAGCGGCCTCACCTTCGATACGGCCGGGGAGGCAAAGGACAACGCGATCGCGGCGCGGCTGATGGCGGAACCAGGGGTGGCCTCCATCTTCATCGTGGCCGACTTCGTCACCGTCACCAAGGACGACGAGGCGACGTGGGCGAATCTGGCGCCGCGGGTGCAGGCCGCGTTGCGCGAGACGCTGTGACGGCCGGTTTCGACGCGGAGACGTACCGCCGCCGGAGGGAGCGCTTCCTGGAGGGGATCGGCGGCGGGGTGGCGATCCTGGTGGCGCTCCCGGAGCTGGTGAAGTCGCGCGACACCTCCGTCCGCTACCGGCCGGACAGCGACCTCTTCTACCTCACGGGCTTCGCGGAGCCGGGCGCCGTCGCCGTGCTGACGCCGCACGACGCCGAGCACCGGCTGACGCTCTTCGTGCGCGAGCGCAATCCCGAGCGCGAGGCGTGGGATGGCCCCCGCGCCGGTCCCGAGGGCGCACGCGAGCACTTCGCCGCCACCGCCGCGTACCCGATGAAAGAGCTGGACGAGCGGCTCAAGGCGCTGGTGGAGCCCGCGGACGGCATCGTCTACGCGCTCGGCTCGGACGCGGAGATGGACGGACGCGTGACGGGCCTGCTCCGCGGCTTCCGGCGCACCCGCCCGCGCACCGGCAAGGGCCCCGCCGAGGTGCGCGACCCCGCCGTCGTGCTGGACCGGATGCGGATGATCAAGGAGCCCGCCGAGCTGGAGCGGATTCGTGCCGCGGCCGAGATCGCGGCGCGCGCGCACGCCACAGCCATGCGCGGCGCCCGTCCGGGGATCGGCGAATGGGAGCTGGAGGCGATCGTCGAGTCCACGTTTCGCGCGGCCGGGCCGACGGCCGAAACCGCCTTCCCCAGCATCGTGGGGAGCGGGACCAACGCCACCGTCCTGCACTACCACGACAACTCCCGCCGCACCGAGGACGGCGACCTGGTGCTGATCGACGCGGGGGCCGCGCTGGGGCTCTACTGCTCGGACATCACGCGCACCTTCCCCGTCAACGGCCGCTTCACGCCCGCGCAGCGCGAGGTGTACGAAATCGTGCTGGCGGCGGAGGAGGCGGCCATCGCGGCGATCCGGCCCGGCGCGCCGTTCTCCGCCATCCACCAGGCGGCGCTCGGGGTGCTGGTGCAGGGGATGATCGATCTGGGGCTGATGACGGGCACGGCGGAGGAGGTGATCGAGGCCAAGGGGCACCAGCGCTTCTTCATGCACCAGACCTCGCACTTCCTGGGGCTGGACGTGCACGACGTGGGCGCCTACGCCAAACCGGACGGCTCGCCCGTCGCTCTGGAGCCGGGGATGGTGCTCACCGTGGAGCCCGGCCTCTACATCCCCGCCGCCGACGACGTGCCGGAGCGGCTGCGCGGGGTCGGCGTGCGCATCGAGGACGACGTGATCGTCACGGACGAGGGCCACGAGGTCATCACCCGCGGCGTCCCCGTGTATCCGAATCAGATCGAGGCGCTGGTCGGGCAGGCCATAGCGCCTCCCGACCCGTCGGAGGGATCCCCATGAACCCGACCTCATCGTTCGATCCCGCCGCGAGCGCGACCGTTCGCCGGTGGGGAACCATCCTCATTGCTCTCGGTGGCGCGGGCGTCGTCGGAGCGCTTTGGATGGTCTTCTTCTATGCTCCCACCGAGCGTGAGATGGGGGTCATTCAGCGGATCTACTACATCCACATTCCCACCGCGTGGCTGGGCGAGTTCGGATACGGTCTGCTCGCTCTCTGCTCGCTGGGCTATCTGCTGCTTCGCGACGAGCGGCTGGACGCGATGGCGGTGGCCGCGGCGGAGACGGGATTCCTCTTCCTGACGGCGACACTCGTGGCCGGCCCGCTCTGGGCGAAGATCGCGTGGGGCGCATGGTGGGTGTGGGACGCGCGCCTGTCTTTCACCCTGATCCTCTGGCTGCTCTGGATCGGGTACTTCATGCTGCGCGACGCCACCGCGAATCCCGACACCGGGAAGCGGCTCGCCGCCATCACGGCGCTGATCGGCGCGGTCGATCTTCCGCTGATCCACATGAGCGTCTACTGGTTCCGGACGCAGCATCCCAAGCCGGTGATGATGAACCCGGAAGGCCCCACCGCCGATCCGGAGATCACCCGCACGATCCTGGCGTGCGTGCTGGCCTTCACCCTCTTCTACTTCGGGCTGTTGCTCTACCGCTACGAGTACGAGCGGCTGAAGCGGCACATCGAGCTCCTCGAGCACCCCCGTCGTGCCGGAGAGCGGCATCGCTCCTCTCCCGCGGGAGGCGGCCGATGATGCGGCACGCGATCGCATCCGTCGCTCTCGTCCTCACCCTCCTCGTGCCGGTGGACGCTCGCGGCCTGGCGACTCCGGACGCAGCGTCAGCCCGCACGAACGAAGCGCGGGCTGAGCGTCAACCCGCGGTGCCATACGCCCGGCAGGGATCCGGCCTCCCGCAGCAGGCGCCCCCGCCGCGAACCCTGAGGGAGTTCTGGCCCGTTTTCGCCCTGATCGTCCTGGTCTGGATCGGGATCGTCGGCTATCTGCTCAGATCGGGTGCGGCGCTGGGGAGAGTCGCCCGCGGCATCCGGCGGCTCGATCAGGACATCTGACCATCCCACCGCGACGCCCATGATCCGCAACCTGGTGATTGCCCGCGAGCCCGGCGACAACTCAGGATGACAGAATGTGGGGTGACCGCACGCCCGGCCGCGCACGAGACCGCTTCAGCGGTCTTCCCGTAGTTCCAGCCGGGGGATTCATCCCCCGGTGTCCGCGGGATTCATCCCCCGGTGTCCGCGGGATTCATGCGCGCCAACGCCTTGCGCTCACGACAGATCGGTGTAGATTGCGCGTTGCACGCCAACTGCGTGCGGTGGATGAATTTGCCGCGACCGCTTGCGACCACCTAAAAAAACGCTAAAGAGTCGGGATCTCCGGTAGCCCGTTCTGGTATGCCGTGCCCCGCACTCCAAGAGAGCCGCGGGGCCTTTGTTTCTCTGGAAATCACGCATGCAGCAGCTTCGCCCGCCATATCTCGCAGCACTCGACCAGCGCGTCCTCGTCTTCGACGGGGCGATGGGGACCTCGGTCCAGCGCTACAACCTGACCCCGGAGGACTTCGGCGGCGAGAGGCTGGAGGGGTGCAACGACTACCTCGTCATCTCCAAGCCGAACGTCATCGAGGAGATCCACGCCTCGTTCATGGAAGCGGGCGCGGACGTGCTGGAGACGGACACCTTTCGCTCCAACCGCATCACGCTGCGCGAGTACGGCCTGCAGGAGCGCGTGCGCGAAATCAACGTCGCCGCCGCCTCGCTCGCCCGGCGCGTGGCGGACCGCTTCTCCACGCCGGAGAAGCCGCGCTTCGTGGCCGGCTCCATCGGCCCCAGCGGCTTCCTGCCGTCGGCGAGCGACCCCACGCTGGGGAACATCACCTTCGACGAGCTCGCGCCCGTCTTCCAGGAGCAGGCCGCGGCGCTGATCGAGGGCGGGGTGGACGTGCTGCTGGTGGAGACCTCGCAGGACATCCTGGAGGTGAAGGCCGCCATCTTCGGGTGCCGCGCCGCCATCCGCGAGGCGAGCCGGCCCGTCGCGCTGCAGGTGCAGGTGACGCTGGACACCAGCGGCCGGATGCTGCTGGGCACCGACATCGGCGCGGCCATGGTGACGCTGGAGTCGCTGCGGGTGGACGTGGTGGGGCTCAACTGCTCCACCGGCCCCGAGCA
Encoded here:
- a CDS encoding NifU N-terminal domain-containing protein; its protein translation is MAKAKVKFEETPNPNAGKFTVGRTLVEGRSGLTFDTAGEAKDNAIAARLMAEPGVASIFIVADFVTVTKDDEATWANLAPRVQAALRETL
- a CDS encoding aminopeptidase P N-terminal domain-containing protein, whose protein sequence is MTAGFDAETYRRRRERFLEGIGGGVAILVALPELVKSRDTSVRYRPDSDLFYLTGFAEPGAVAVLTPHDAEHRLTLFVRERNPEREAWDGPRAGPEGAREHFAATAAYPMKELDERLKALVEPADGIVYALGSDAEMDGRVTGLLRGFRRTRPRTGKGPAEVRDPAVVLDRMRMIKEPAELERIRAAAEIAARAHATAMRGARPGIGEWELEAIVESTFRAAGPTAETAFPSIVGSGTNATVLHYHDNSRRTEDGDLVLIDAGAALGLYCSDITRTFPVNGRFTPAQREVYEIVLAAEEAAIAAIRPGAPFSAIHQAALGVLVQGMIDLGLMTGTAEEVIEAKGHQRFFMHQTSHFLGLDVHDVGAYAKPDGSPVALEPGMVLTVEPGLYIPAADDVPERLRGVGVRIEDDVIVTDEGHEVITRGVPVYPNQIEALVGQAIAPPDPSEGSP
- the ccsA gene encoding cytochrome c biogenesis protein CcsA, with amino-acid sequence MNPTSSFDPAASATVRRWGTILIALGGAGVVGALWMVFFYAPTEREMGVIQRIYYIHIPTAWLGEFGYGLLALCSLGYLLLRDERLDAMAVAAAETGFLFLTATLVAGPLWAKIAWGAWWVWDARLSFTLILWLLWIGYFMLRDATANPDTGKRLAAITALIGAVDLPLIHMSVYWFRTQHPKPVMMNPEGPTADPEITRTILACVLAFTLFYFGLLLYRYEYERLKRHIELLEHPRRAGERHRSSPAGGGR